A part of Oryctolagus cuniculus chromosome 4, mOryCun1.1, whole genome shotgun sequence genomic DNA contains:
- the LOC100340680 gene encoding olfactory receptor 5AC1-like, producing the protein MAEENQTLVMEFVLTGLTDRPELQLSLFLVFLAIYLTTTVGNLGLIALICKDPHLHTPMYSFLGSLAFADACTSSSVTPKMLINFLSKNHAISFFDCFAQFYFFGSFATTECFLLVVMAYDRYVAICNPLLYVVVMSNRVCAWLISGSFIIGFLHSAIHVGLLAKLSFCRYNVIQYFYCEILQLFNISCSDPTVNILLVVIFSAIIQVFTFLTILISYSYVVFSILKKKSEKGRSKAFSTCSAHLLSVSLFYGTLFLMYVHPGSAPAEEQNKLYSLFYTIIIPLLNPFIYSLRNKEVKGALRRIMKK; encoded by the coding sequence ATGGCAGAAGAAAACCAGACTCTGGTGATGGAGTTTGTCCTCACAGGACTCACAGATCGTCCAGAGCTGCAGCTGTCCCTGTTCTTGGTGTTTCTGGCGATCTACCTCACCACCACAGTGGGCAACCTTGGACTGATTGCTCTCATCTGTAAGGATCCCCACCTTCACACCCCCATGTACTCATTCCTTGGCAGCTTAGCCTTCGCAGATGCGTGCACTTCTTCCTCTGTGACTCCCAAGATGCTTATCAACTTTTTATCAAAGAATCATGCAATATCCTTTTTTGACTGTTTtgctcagttttatttttttggctcCTTTGCAACAACAGAATGTTTCCTCTTGGTtgtgatggcctatgaccgctacGTAGCAATATGTAACCCTTTGCTTTATGTTGTGGTGATGTCCAACAGAGTCTGTGCTTGGTTGATAAGTGGGTCTTTTATAATCGGTTTTCTGCACTCAGCAATTCATGTGGGCTTGCTAGCTAAATTAAGTTTCTGCAGGTACAATGTCATACAATATTTCTACTGTGAAATTTTACAGCTGTTCAACATTTCGTGCAGTGACCCTACAGTTAATATACTCCTGGTTGTAATCTTTTCAGCCATTATACAAGTCTTTACTTTTTTGACTATTCTCATCTCTTACTCCTATGTTGTGTTTTCCATCCTGAAGAAGAAGTCTGAGAAGGGCAGAAGCAAAGCCTTCTCCACGTGCAGTGcccacctgctctctgtctctttgttctaTGGCACTCTCTTCCTCATGTATGTGCATCCTGGATCTGCACCCGCTGAAGAGCAGAACAAACTGTATTCTTTATTCTACACAATCATAATTCCCCTGCTGAATCCTTTTATTTATAGCCTGAGGAACAAAGAGGTTAAAGGGGCCTTGAGaagaataatgaagaaataa